One window from the genome of Pieris napi chromosome 12, ilPieNapi1.2, whole genome shotgun sequence encodes:
- the LOC125054384 gene encoding dynein regulatory complex subunit 7 isoform X2, with the protein MSPYTAIIRRSGNPFELAHVLVSWLVGAGYDAYVVVGCAKRDLCLAVRYRSLCPEIPDETEVIEEPPPPEEEPRYRLVPLPDMTSKYCRDMDTKAAEKRQAELDKAENARLKKIAELEKPPDDPIDGWRTHAWVLILPGFKGIEEPFFIEPSEGKDHPISAPQYQKLDSVYNHENYYVNLQGCDEGLGSLNYDLGDISCWEHMLAGEPNYRRQFVGIDLADKKTAYDTEKHMCVPASWVEKLDVTADNYEQRYPGSHKVIHYKKVLLEKFAPYSERDGIIKRIKIFDDYALTVPLLTYEWYKHRVDKMETMKMDHLSKEIRETFSVGRRDNLIKHTYSLEAPIVSVEGERTLEFNYYARLDHLTKLVCTTRTFDEYYTKRIDRLESRKITYSEPTKAEPKRQVKDIIETYSRNYDIPSKDDIWKKIFHLPEETIELLYHYDYNFVTNNTRHFLKPNLAETGGKILFYPDKTSGYIADPCAKQPRPLDVYYALCDNMEWENKSRKHIRDRETDINGYLKQRHKELTEPMLVVALFDTERNEAAKKGWKEQEAQKAEVTEREKEAEIDPLAPYLARMFGSGHGSGAPLTIKEATLIREQCVNDFRAKQLARQNLVQERFDTLNGEYKAKRLWYLANQFILTPEKESAYFAASAELAFKVHTLEVRLTRHKDLSAPRFQYMEEYLSKHPLLREYNRMRLYYRLK; encoded by the exons ATGTCACCATACACAGCGATAATAAGACGGAGTGGTAATCCTTTCGAGCTGGCTCACGTGTTAGTGTCATGGCTGGTGGGAGCTGGCTACGACGCATATGTAGTAGTGGGTTGCGCTAAACGAGATCTATGCTTGGCCGTGCGATATAGATCACTGTGTCCAGAGATACCAGATGAAACTGAg GTTATTGAAGAGCCACCGCCACCAGAGGAAGAGCCGCGGTACCGATTAGTACCTCTACCAGATATGACATCAAAATATTGCCGGGACATGGATACAAAGGCAGCCGAGAAGCGACAAGCTGAATTAGACAAGGCGGAGAATGCACGGCTGAAAAAAATTGCG GAACTTGAGAAACCACCGGACGATCCGATAGACGGCTGGCGTACTCACGCCTGGGTCCTTATATTGCCAGGGTTCAAGGGTATTGAGGAGCCCTTCTTCATAGAACCCAGCGAGGGGAAGGACCACCCGATCAGCGCACCACAGTACCAAAAGCTGGATAGTGTATATAATCATGAGAATTACTAT GTGAATCTGCAAGGTTGCGACGAAGGCCTGGGATCTTTGAACTACGATCTAGGAGATATAAGTTGTTGGGAGCACATGCTTGCCGGCGAGCCGAACTATCGACGACAGTTTGTTGGCATTGACCTCGCGGATAAGAAGACGGCCTATGATACTGAGAAGCACATGTGTGTGCCCGCCAGCTGGGTTGAGAAGTTGGATGTAACCGCTGACA attatgAGCAACGCTACCCCGGCAGCCATAAGGTGATCCATTACAAGAAGGTATTACTCGAGAAATTCGCTCCATACTCTGAAAGGGACGGAATTATCAAGAGAATCAAGATATTTGACGACTACGCGCTTACTGTTCCTTTATTGAC ATATGAATGGTACAAGCACAGAGTTGATAAAATGGAGACAATGAAGATGGATCATCTCAGCAAAGAAATACGGGAGACATTCAGTGTTGGAAGAAGAGATAACTTAATAA aGCACACATACTCATTGGAAGCCCCAATAGTATCCGTGGAGGGCGAAAGGACTCTAGAATTCAACTACTATGCGAGACTTGATCATCTCACGAAGCTAGTTTGCACGACAAGAACATTTGACGAATATTATACGAAAAGAATTGATAG GCTAGAGTCACGGAAGATAACCTACTCGGAGCCGACAAAAGCAGAACCGAAACGTCAAGTCAAAGATATCATAGAGACCTATTCTAGAAACTACGATATACCATCGAAAGACGAcatttggaaaaaaatatttcacctCCCGGAAGAAACTATTGAACTGCTCTACCATTACGATTATAATTTCGTGACAAATAACACGAGACACTTTTTAAAACCGAATCTGGCTGAGACTGGTGGAAAGATTCTGTTTTATCCGGATAAAACGTCCGGATACATT GCCGACCCGTGCGCTAAACAACCTCGACCATTAGACGTGTATTACGCTCTTTGTGACAACATGGAGTGGGAGAACAAGTCACGGAAACACATCCGCGATAGAGAGACAGATATAAATGGATATTTAAAGCAAAGACATAAAGAATTAACCGAGCCAATGTTGGTGGTAGCTCTCTTTGATACTGAAAGAAATGAGGCCGCTAAGAAGGGATGGAAAGAACAG GAAGCCCAAAAGGCAGAGGTAACAGAACGTGAAAAGGAAGCGGAAATAGATCCATTGGCACCGTACTTGGCTCGGATGTTTGGGTCTGGTCATGGAAGTGGAGCGCCGCTCACAATCAAAGAGGCTACACTGATTAGGGAACAGTGTGTCAACGATTTTAGAGCTAAACAATTGGCCAGGCAAAACCTTGTTCAGGAAAGATTTGATACG CTCAATGGAGAGTATAAAGCAAAGAGACTATGGTATCTCGCAAACCAGTTTATTTTGACCCCTGAGAAGGAGAGCGCCTATTTTGCTgcaag TGCTGAACTGGCCTTCAAAGTCCACACTCTTGAGGTCCGACTTACACGACACAAAGACCTTTCGGCTCCTCGGTTTCAGTACATGGAAGAGTACTTGTCTAAGCACCCGCTCCTTAGAGAATATAACAGGATGAGACTTTATTATAGacttaaatag